From Thermanaerothrix sp., a single genomic window includes:
- a CDS encoding lipid-binding SYLF domain-containing protein codes for IRECARVIRDMAGESDASTMRDLIRSSHGVAIFPSVVKAGLGIGGKYGQGVLLKHDPYTNRWYGPSFVNIAGLSWGIQIGVQSTALVLVINNQKGIEAFEGDKITLGGDLSVSAGPVGRNAQAGTDSSLKASIYSYSMSKGLFAGLSLEGAVISTEGDTNRAYWGRDMSVQQILSKRASGTKMAPLLKALRDAVKSRD; via the coding sequence GGATAAGGGAGTGCGCCAGGGTGATAAGGGACATGGCGGGGGAGAGCGACGCTTCCACCATGCGGGACCTCATAAGGTCAAGCCACGGGGTGGCCATATTCCCCTCCGTGGTAAAGGCGGGGCTCGGCATAGGGGGCAAGTACGGTCAAGGAGTGCTGCTCAAGCACGACCCCTACACGAACCGCTGGTACGGCCCAAGCTTCGTAAACATAGCGGGGCTCTCCTGGGGAATCCAGATAGGCGTTCAATCCACCGCGCTGGTGCTGGTGATAAACAACCAGAAGGGGATCGAAGCCTTCGAAGGGGACAAGATAACCTTGGGAGGCGACCTTTCCGTATCCGCCGGGCCCGTTGGCAGGAACGCCCAAGCGGGGACGGACTCAAGCCTCAAGGCGTCCATTTACAGCTACTCCATGTCAAAGGGCCTCTTCGCGGGACTTTCCCTTGAAGGGGCGGTTATATCCACCGAGGGGGACACCAACCGGGCCTACTGGGGAAGGGATATGTCGGTTCAGCAGATCCTTTCCAAACGGGCATCGGGGACAAAGATGGCACCCCTCCTGAAGGCCCTAAGGGATGCCGTAAAATCCAGAGACTAA
- a CDS encoding 2-phosphosulfolactate phosphatase — protein MVCRVQVFFTPREISGSFAFCLVVDMLRATTQMSVFFELGGVRAVLAGDVEEARVLKKKLEEDGEGWSLLGERGGVAPRGFDGGNSPRELMAMPQDRRLRVVMTTTNGTGAILRALEASDRVYPFCLRNLSAAAGLVAHETGPVAVLCAGHEGSESYEDVVAAGALVDRLLDIKGASRVDLSSSARVALEEHRSVRGDIMGCILERSSHGAFLAEMGFMGDIEEACRVDVTEILSKASRFRDGFAELLLVG, from the coding sequence ATGGTATGCAGGGTCCAGGTGTTCTTTACCCCAAGGGAGATATCGGGATCCTTCGCCTTCTGCCTTGTGGTGGACATGCTGAGGGCCACCACTCAGATGAGCGTGTTTTTTGAATTGGGAGGTGTCAGGGCTGTCCTAGCGGGAGATGTGGAAGAGGCAAGGGTTTTGAAAAAGAAGCTTGAGGAAGATGGGGAAGGTTGGTCCCTCCTTGGGGAAAGGGGTGGGGTGGCTCCCCGTGGCTTCGACGGTGGAAACTCTCCCAGGGAACTCATGGCGATGCCTCAAGACCGCAGGCTTCGTGTGGTAATGACCACCACAAACGGCACCGGTGCCATCCTTCGGGCCCTTGAGGCGTCAGACCGGGTTTATCCATTCTGTCTGAGAAACCTTAGCGCCGCGGCGGGGCTTGTGGCCCATGAGACGGGGCCTGTGGCGGTTCTGTGCGCCGGGCACGAAGGATCTGAGTCCTATGAGGACGTGGTCGCCGCAGGGGCCCTGGTGGATCGACTGCTTGACATCAAAGGGGCGTCCCGCGTTGATTTGTCCTCCTCCGCCCGCGTGGCCCTTGAGGAGCATAGGAGTGTAAGGGGGGATATCATGGGGTGTATATTGGAGAGGTCCTCCCATGGGGCCTTCCTGGCCGAGATGGGGTTTATGGGGGACATAGAGGAGGCGTGCCGTGTGGATGTCACCGAGATCTTATCGAAGGCAAGCCGATTCCGCGACGGCTTCGCAGAGCTTCTCCTGGTAGGGTGA
- a CDS encoding universal stress protein: protein MPKKMLVAADLSKLGESVVKYGYSLSHRLNIEATFLHVIPNYYIWRGYEPWLPPEINQEVQQIADKKMRYFLKKAEEQLGYQDHPAHKLEILFGDPAEQIIEYAKKESMDLIVLGYKGHSTLENIIVGSTASKVARYAPCSVLIYRPGHEPI, encoded by the coding sequence ATGCCCAAGAAAATGCTCGTGGCGGCGGACCTAAGCAAGCTCGGCGAGTCGGTGGTAAAGTACGGCTACTCCCTATCCCACAGGCTCAACATCGAGGCCACGTTCCTCCACGTGATCCCAAATTACTACATATGGAGGGGTTACGAGCCCTGGCTTCCCCCGGAGATAAACCAGGAGGTTCAGCAGATAGCAGACAAGAAGATGCGGTACTTCCTCAAAAAGGCGGAGGAGCAGCTGGGCTACCAGGATCATCCCGCCCATAAATTGGAGATCCTCTTCGGCGACCCCGCGGAGCAGATAATCGAGTACGCAAAGAAGGAGTCCATGGACCTCATCGTGCTGGGATACAAGGGACACAGCACCCTGGAGAACATCATCGTGGGAAGCACCGCCTCCAAGGTGGCCCGCTACGCTCCATGCTCGGTTCTCATATACCGCCCCGGCCACGAACCCATATAG
- a CDS encoding YitT family protein → MNNVKRQGMRLMIAIKQEWPALLNITFGCVILTIGIMGLTIPYKLPDSGLTGLAVLAKYAFGLSPAWIIGLGNVALLWWSWKELSPRFVVLTTYGVTLLTVLIRLADNLPHPTIHDTLLVAILAGVIKGIGGGIVFRCGASLGGTDIIVMVLRKRLGVEVGKYSFYINLFILALSSVVVGIEGALFGLVSVYANGVVTDNVLSSFDRRRLVFIVSKEHRAITQYIIQEMNRGVTELMGKGGYSGEDRPTLMCLLTPKQAMDLKRFVAQLDPKAFMVISEASEVLGRGFKTWKQL, encoded by the coding sequence ATGAACAACGTCAAGCGACAGGGTATGCGGCTTATGATAGCCATAAAACAGGAATGGCCCGCGCTGCTCAACATAACCTTCGGCTGCGTGATACTTACCATAGGTATAATGGGGCTCACCATTCCCTATAAACTTCCCGATTCAGGGTTAACCGGCCTTGCGGTGTTGGCAAAGTACGCCTTCGGGCTCTCCCCCGCCTGGATAATAGGTTTGGGGAACGTGGCCCTTCTTTGGTGGAGCTGGAAGGAGCTTTCCCCAAGGTTCGTGGTTCTCACCACCTACGGGGTCACACTGCTCACGGTGCTGATAAGGCTGGCGGACAACCTTCCCCACCCCACCATCCATGACACCCTGCTGGTGGCCATACTGGCGGGGGTCATAAAGGGGATAGGTGGAGGCATAGTGTTCCGATGCGGAGCCTCCCTGGGCGGAACGGACATCATCGTAATGGTGCTTCGAAAAAGGCTTGGGGTTGAGGTGGGCAAATACTCGTTCTACATAAACCTGTTCATCCTGGCGCTCTCCAGCGTGGTGGTGGGGATCGAAGGGGCCCTCTTCGGGCTGGTAAGCGTCTACGCCAACGGGGTGGTCACCGACAACGTGCTCAGCAGCTTCGACAGGAGAAGGTTGGTCTTCATAGTCTCCAAGGAACACCGGGCCATAACACAGTACATAATCCAGGAGATGAACCGCGGTGTAACGGAGCTCATGGGCAAGGGGGGCTACTCCGGTGAGGACAGGCCTACCCTCATGTGCCTGTTGACCCCCAAACAGGCCATGGACCTGAAGCGTTTCGTGGCCCAGCTGGACCCCAAGGCCTTCATGGTGATCTCCGAAGCCTCCGAGGTTTTGGGCCGTGGCTTCAAAACCTGGAAGCAGCTCTAG
- a CDS encoding ROK family protein: MALGLRLAADVGGHSISVGLWDPERAVLLGYGMIDTPSDRSVGSVGTALARKALELCEEQGLPFPSMGGVALPGMLDRSRSVLVSAPNLGWRNVSVREISSVVSSAAGSPVELYAENDANCYALGEMIAGSAKGLSDFVLFTLGTGVGCGVVVRGRLLTGSNGMAGEGGHMVVRGSRPCGCGGLGHLEALAGADGVEARGNGSFKEQWEDFLRGNPSEVMEEFLDALSRGMASAVHLLDPEAVVLGGGISRAEGLVPMLAARLDLYLADAFRRKVRLILSSLMEKAPLVGAAMAGDVQR; the protein is encoded by the coding sequence ATGGCGTTGGGGCTTCGCCTTGCGGCGGACGTTGGGGGACACAGCATCTCGGTGGGCCTATGGGACCCCGAAAGGGCTGTGCTGCTGGGGTACGGCATGATAGATACCCCTTCGGACCGAAGCGTTGGCTCGGTGGGGACCGCTCTGGCCCGTAAGGCCCTTGAGCTATGCGAGGAGCAGGGACTTCCGTTCCCAAGCATGGGCGGGGTGGCTTTGCCGGGTATGCTGGACAGATCCCGTTCGGTGTTGGTGAGCGCCCCAAACCTAGGTTGGCGTAACGTGTCAGTCAGGGAGATATCCTCCGTGGTTTCCTCCGCCGCGGGTTCTCCCGTGGAGTTATACGCTGAGAACGACGCCAACTGTTACGCCCTTGGGGAGATGATAGCCGGCTCCGCCAAGGGGCTTTCGGACTTCGTGCTCTTCACCCTGGGAACCGGGGTTGGCTGTGGTGTGGTGGTTCGGGGGCGTCTTTTGACGGGCTCCAACGGGATGGCGGGAGAAGGGGGGCACATGGTGGTAAGGGGCAGCCGTCCCTGCGGCTGCGGCGGCCTAGGACACCTTGAGGCCCTGGCGGGGGCCGATGGGGTGGAAGCTAGGGGTAATGGGAGCTTTAAGGAGCAGTGGGAGGATTTCTTGAGGGGCAACCCTTCGGAAGTTATGGAGGAGTTTTTAGACGCCCTTTCCAGGGGGATGGCCTCGGCGGTACATCTTTTGGATCCCGAAGCGGTGGTGCTTGGCGGGGGCATATCCAGGGCTGAAGGTTTGGTGCCCATGCTGGCCGCCAGGCTTGATCTGTACCTGGCGGATGCCTTTCGCCGGAAGGTGAGGCTGATCTTGTCGTCCCTGATGGAGAAGGCCCCCTTGGTGGGGGCCGCCATGGCAGGAGATGTCCAACGGTAG
- a CDS encoding M55 family metallopeptidase, translating into MRILISIRSEGFPCMASRPPQSLVSSYMEPLCEMLCLGDNSVVVDDPEGLLDPVRFMRFCTIVNSPLSLLSLPHLMSESDAAMLIGYPAMWGAEKGALPLDGAASIRGVRVNGRRMGPIGLEVFSSAVLFTPVILIAGDDFACFEAEALFDGERPVICELKESLGARSFAALQGGVEVLMEGAKSALWSMDAGRVPRPDPMKPPYRVSVELTRPEIADAVSLLPMSRRVGACEVSFETDDPFDVRRFLASATMIADRTC; encoded by the coding sequence ATGAGGATCCTCATATCCATAAGGTCCGAGGGGTTCCCCTGTATGGCATCCCGCCCTCCGCAGAGCCTGGTCAGCTCCTACATGGAGCCCCTCTGCGAGATGCTCTGCCTTGGGGATAACTCTGTGGTGGTGGACGACCCGGAGGGGTTGTTGGATCCTGTTAGGTTCATGCGGTTTTGCACCATAGTTAACAGCCCGTTGAGCCTTTTAAGCCTTCCCCATCTGATGTCGGAGAGCGATGCGGCGATGCTGATAGGCTATCCCGCCATGTGGGGTGCCGAGAAAGGGGCCTTGCCCTTGGACGGCGCCGCTTCCATAAGGGGGGTAAGGGTCAACGGAAGGCGCATGGGGCCCATTGGGCTGGAGGTGTTCTCAAGCGCCGTGCTCTTCACGCCGGTTATCCTTATAGCCGGGGATGACTTCGCCTGTTTTGAGGCGGAGGCGCTTTTCGACGGAGAAAGACCCGTCATCTGCGAGCTGAAGGAGTCCCTGGGGGCTCGTTCCTTTGCGGCCCTTCAGGGAGGCGTGGAGGTGCTCATGGAGGGGGCAAAGTCCGCCCTGTGGTCCATGGATGCTGGGAGGGTCCCGCGCCCTGATCCGATGAAGCCCCCTTACAGGGTGAGCGTGGAGCTTACAAGGCCGGAGATCGCTGATGCGGTGAGTTTGCTTCCTATGAGCCGCCGGGTTGGGGCCTGCGAGGTTTCCTTTGAGACCGATGATCCCTTTGACGTGAGGCGTTTTTTGGCTTCCGCCACGATGATAGCGGATCGAACCTGCTAA
- a CDS encoding NADH:flavin oxidoreductase has product MLLKEPLEIKGVRIPNRLVAAPLASGTATPEGRPTEGTLLRVKEILTSRAGLMIMEHHAVHPWGRARVRQMRLDSDPLVEPHREVASLIERCGAVPLVQLNHAGSSVADLTLLDDPTFRCVAPSPVPHPMREHQLVPSEMTADEIEQLPDLFVSAARRALDAGYRGVQVHCCHGYLLGQFLSPFTNQRKDRYGGSLMNRARLLFQVVDALAGAFEDAIISVRLGVADFFPGSAGEGLAPEEGARVARELASLGVDLIGVSGNLCGYDTPEGFDDYSRLVMEAVGGRCVVECTGMVRNPQRAEKMLHFGVCHLVGVGRPLLSSPSSIAAWVS; this is encoded by the coding sequence ATGCTGCTTAAGGAGCCGTTGGAGATAAAGGGGGTGAGGATCCCTAACCGCCTGGTGGCGGCGCCGTTGGCATCGGGCACCGCCACCCCTGAGGGGCGTCCCACGGAGGGGACCCTTTTAAGGGTTAAGGAGATCCTGACATCCCGGGCGGGGCTTATGATAATGGAGCACCATGCGGTGCATCCATGGGGCAGGGCCAGGGTAAGGCAGATGAGGCTGGATTCGGATCCTTTGGTGGAGCCTCACAGGGAGGTGGCATCCCTCATAGAACGTTGCGGGGCGGTGCCGCTGGTGCAGCTTAATCACGCGGGTAGTTCCGTGGCGGATCTTACGCTTCTTGACGACCCAACCTTCCGGTGCGTGGCTCCTTCCCCGGTGCCACACCCGATGAGGGAGCATCAACTCGTCCCATCGGAGATGACCGCCGATGAAATAGAGCAGCTGCCCGATCTCTTTGTCAGCGCCGCCCGGCGGGCCTTGGATGCTGGGTACAGGGGGGTTCAGGTGCATTGCTGTCATGGTTACCTGCTGGGACAGTTCCTAAGCCCCTTTACCAACCAAAGAAAGGACCGTTACGGGGGCAGTTTGATGAACCGGGCCAGGTTGCTTTTTCAGGTGGTGGATGCTTTGGCGGGGGCATTTGAGGACGCCATAATATCGGTGCGGCTTGGGGTTGCGGACTTCTTCCCCGGCTCCGCCGGTGAAGGGCTTGCCCCGGAGGAGGGGGCTAGGGTGGCAAGGGAGCTGGCATCCTTAGGCGTGGACCTCATAGGAGTCTCCGGCAACCTGTGTGGATACGATACCCCCGAAGGGTTTGACGACTACTCAAGGCTTGTCATGGAGGCGGTGGGAGGCCGTTGCGTCGTGGAGTGCACCGGCATGGTGCGCAACCCGCAGAGGGCGGAGAAAATGCTCCATTTCGGGGTATGCCATCTTGTTGGGGTGGGGCGTCCTTTGTTGAGCAGCCCCTCTTCAATCGCCGCTTGGGTGTCTTAG
- the ychF gene encoding redox-regulated ATPase YchF, giving the protein MLHCGIVGLPLSGKTTLFNVITRAGAEVKPYPGGKTDPNRAVVPVPDWRFDLLAEHHNPKKRTPAQVEFVDLAGLSRDASKGAGLGNSFLSFVAEADALLHVVRGFANPSVEHPEGKVDVLRDYKIVNLELIYRDLGVIENRLSRLGGKKKLSPEEQVEKELLERCQESLLSEVPIGKMGLSQDELRLLRGFSFLSAKPQMVVLNLDETQKGPEDVPGGKELLSELGEVPWVSVYGQLEMDLLDLSPEEAEEFTAGLDISEPGRDRVIRGAYSLLGLISFFTCGPDEVRAWTLRDGATAVDAAGAIHSDLARGFIKAQVVSFDDYRAHGFSIGACRDAGCLRLEGKEYRVKDGDVMEIRFNV; this is encoded by the coding sequence ATGCTTCATTGCGGCATAGTAGGGCTTCCCCTGAGCGGGAAGACCACCCTTTTTAACGTGATAACCAGGGCTGGGGCGGAGGTTAAGCCCTATCCTGGAGGCAAGACCGACCCCAACAGGGCGGTGGTTCCCGTCCCTGACTGGCGGTTTGATCTGCTGGCGGAGCATCATAACCCCAAGAAGAGGACCCCCGCTCAGGTTGAGTTCGTGGACCTTGCGGGCCTTTCCAGGGATGCCAGCAAGGGGGCGGGGCTCGGCAACTCCTTTCTCTCCTTCGTGGCGGAGGCGGATGCCCTTCTCCACGTGGTGAGGGGGTTTGCCAACCCTTCGGTGGAGCACCCGGAGGGCAAGGTGGACGTTCTAAGGGACTACAAAATCGTCAACCTGGAGCTCATATACCGGGACCTTGGGGTCATAGAGAACCGTTTGAGCCGCCTGGGGGGCAAGAAGAAGCTGTCCCCGGAGGAGCAGGTGGAAAAGGAGCTTCTGGAGCGTTGTCAGGAGAGCCTGCTTTCCGAGGTGCCCATCGGCAAGATGGGGCTGAGCCAGGATGAGCTTAGGCTTTTAAGGGGATTTTCCTTTCTGTCCGCCAAGCCCCAGATGGTGGTCCTCAACCTGGACGAGACCCAGAAGGGCCCCGAGGACGTTCCGGGAGGGAAGGAGCTGCTTTCGGAGCTGGGAGAGGTCCCTTGGGTGTCGGTGTACGGACAGCTCGAGATGGACCTTTTGGACCTTTCCCCGGAGGAAGCTGAGGAGTTCACCGCAGGGCTTGACATATCTGAGCCCGGTAGGGACCGGGTGATAAGGGGGGCGTACTCGCTCCTTGGGCTCATAAGCTTCTTCACTTGCGGCCCCGATGAGGTCCGGGCCTGGACCTTGAGGGACGGAGCTACGGCGGTGGACGCCGCTGGGGCCATTCACTCGGACCTCGCCAGGGGTTTCATAAAGGCCCAGGTGGTGTCCTTCGATGATTACCGAGCCCACGGGTTCTCCATAGGGGCCTGCAGGGACGCGGGGTGTTTGAGGCTCGAGGGCAAGGAGTACCGGGTTAAGGATGGCGACGTCATGGAGATCCGCTTTAACGTTTAG
- a CDS encoding response regulator — protein MARIMIADDAEFMRLVLRKMIEKGGHKVVGEADNGRDAVYLYTMLHPDLVTLDITMPFLSGLDAAEKIKGNHPEARILMVSAMGTKDSLERAKSIGVKGFIVKPFQEEQVLKAIEEALGD, from the coding sequence TTGGCCCGCATAATGATCGCCGACGATGCGGAGTTCATGAGGCTAGTGCTTAGGAAGATGATAGAGAAGGGTGGACACAAAGTGGTCGGAGAGGCGGACAACGGCAGGGATGCGGTGTACCTATACACCATGCTCCATCCGGACCTCGTGACGTTGGACATAACCATGCCCTTTTTAAGCGGATTGGACGCGGCGGAGAAGATAAAGGGAAACCACCCGGAAGCCAGGATACTGATGGTCTCCGCCATGGGGACTAAGGACAGCCTTGAGAGGGCCAAATCCATAGGGGTCAAGGGGTTCATAGTAAAACCCTTTCAAGAGGAACAGGTGCTGAAGGCCATAGAGGAGGCCCTGGGGGACTGA
- a CDS encoding ferrous iron transport protein A, protein MSLLRLKDGEWCVVTRMPHGEAALRLEALGLRVGKRIQKLSGMPFQGPVTVCVDGRQVAIGHGVAARIAVRPERREAMGSPCL, encoded by the coding sequence ATGAGCCTTCTCAGGCTAAAGGACGGAGAATGGTGCGTGGTGACAAGGATGCCCCACGGTGAGGCGGCGTTGCGCCTTGAAGCCCTTGGGTTAAGGGTGGGGAAGAGGATACAGAAGCTGTCCGGGATGCCCTTTCAGGGCCCGGTTACGGTGTGCGTGGACGGCCGTCAGGTGGCCATAGGACACGGGGTGGCGGCCAGGATAGCGGTGCGGCCGGAGAGAAGGGAGGCCATGGGGTCTCCATGCCTTTGA
- a CDS encoding ferrous iron transporter B, with translation MICHRTPDNPSGDDRCGRLLLIGNPNVGKSALFSRLTGLDAVSSNYPGTTIGFLEGTLEHRGKSYRVIDVPGAYTLNATNEAEEIARRIVDEGAQRAIIVLDATALERNLVLAMEVLERKIPSVVALNMVDEARHKGIIINIETLERELGVPAVPTVAVTGQGIRELLDKLDQARESHLSPCSKEERWNRIGAAVGRVQRVEHRHHTLVDKLEDISVNPIWGSLLGILVLAASLYLVRLLGEGLISHVFDPIFEGILRPPLEDLAGTLGDGTLRKVLIGTLFQGKIDFELSFGLLTTGLYVEFAMVLPYIIAFYGVLSLLEDVGYLPRLAILFDALLHRMGIHGYAVIPTLLGLGCNVPGILATRVLESRRERFIASTLISVAVPCTSLQAMVVGALGESPAHMAAVYLTLLASWVIIGRLLHRVLPGFSPELIVEIPPYRRPSPSALWLKMRLRVKDFLLEATPLVLGGILLVNGLEALGVMDLISSLFGPPIRFLTGLPPSAAGPIVMGLFRKDVAVGLLLPLGLTLNQMTVAVTVLAMTFPCIATFVVLLKELGTKDTMKALLIMVTAALSAGSILNMILKLATP, from the coding sequence TTGATATGTCATAGGACTCCCGACAACCCATCGGGGGACGACCGGTGCGGAAGGCTGCTTCTGATCGGCAACCCAAATGTGGGCAAGAGCGCCCTCTTCTCCCGCTTGACCGGTTTAGATGCGGTGTCCTCCAATTACCCAGGTACCACCATAGGATTTCTTGAGGGCACCCTCGAACACCGGGGCAAGTCATATCGAGTCATAGACGTGCCCGGGGCATACACGCTTAACGCCACCAACGAGGCGGAGGAGATAGCAAGACGAATCGTGGACGAGGGAGCCCAGAGGGCCATAATCGTGCTGGACGCCACCGCCCTAGAGCGGAACCTGGTGCTGGCCATGGAGGTGCTGGAACGCAAGATACCATCGGTGGTGGCCCTCAACATGGTGGACGAGGCGCGCCACAAGGGGATAATCATAAACATCGAGACCCTTGAGAGGGAGCTGGGGGTGCCGGCGGTCCCCACCGTGGCGGTCACGGGCCAAGGTATCAGGGAGCTCCTGGACAAGCTGGATCAGGCCAGGGAATCCCACCTATCCCCCTGTTCCAAGGAGGAGCGCTGGAACCGCATAGGAGCAGCGGTAGGAAGGGTCCAGCGGGTGGAACACCGCCACCACACCCTGGTGGACAAGCTGGAGGACATAAGTGTAAACCCCATATGGGGATCCTTGCTTGGCATACTGGTGCTGGCAGCCTCCCTTTATCTGGTCCGCCTTTTGGGGGAGGGTCTCATATCCCACGTGTTCGACCCCATTTTTGAAGGGATATTAAGGCCCCCACTGGAGGACCTGGCGGGAACCCTGGGGGATGGAACGCTGCGCAAGGTCCTCATAGGAACCCTTTTCCAGGGGAAGATCGACTTCGAGCTCAGCTTCGGGCTTCTTACCACCGGGCTCTACGTGGAGTTCGCCATGGTGCTGCCATACATAATCGCGTTTTACGGGGTTTTGAGCCTGCTCGAGGACGTGGGGTACCTGCCGCGCCTTGCCATACTGTTCGACGCCCTTCTGCACCGAATGGGCATTCACGGGTACGCCGTCATCCCCACACTCCTGGGGCTGGGCTGCAACGTTCCCGGCATCCTGGCCACAAGGGTCCTTGAATCCAGGCGGGAGCGGTTCATAGCCTCCACCCTCATATCCGTGGCGGTCCCCTGCACGTCCCTTCAGGCCATGGTGGTGGGGGCCTTGGGTGAAAGCCCGGCGCACATGGCAGCCGTATACCTCACGCTCCTTGCATCATGGGTCATCATCGGACGCCTTCTGCATCGGGTCCTTCCGGGCTTCAGCCCGGAGCTGATAGTGGAAATCCCCCCCTACAGGCGTCCCTCCCCTTCGGCCCTGTGGCTCAAGATGAGGCTTCGAGTCAAGGACTTCCTGCTGGAGGCAACCCCTCTGGTCCTTGGAGGCATACTGCTGGTAAACGGCCTTGAGGCCCTGGGGGTCATGGATCTCATATCCTCCCTGTTCGGCCCCCCCATCAGGTTTTTAACCGGACTGCCTCCAAGCGCCGCAGGGCCCATAGTAATGGGCCTGTTCCGAAAGGACGTGGCGGTTGGACTGCTCCTTCCGCTGGGACTGACGCTTAACCAGATGACCGTGGCAGTCACGGTGCTGGCCATGACGTTCCCGTGCATAGCCACCTTCGTGGTGCTGCTCAAGGAGCTTGGGACCAAGGACACCATGAAAGCGCTCCTGATAATGGTAACCGCCGCCCTGTCCGCCGGATCAATCCTCAACATGATCCTTAAGCTGGCAACCCCGTGA
- the truD gene encoding tRNA pseudouridine(13) synthase TruD, which translates to MSGSYQLKRLPEDFQVQEVLEEGFIQDGGGFAVYLMEKRDVGTQEAVETIAARSGVPIRDIRFGGRKDKRAVTRQFITAPKGADLSRAGCSRISLQRAGFSASHISPSKITHNRFTITIRGLEDPDRFARRISMGGLGFPNYFDDQRFGSVGASGAYFAERLIKGHLNGALKVILTDVTPEDTPKEAARKSLMAEAWGDFGKCLSLAAHGLEKKILSLLAEDRSTRGMKGALRLIPREQMSMLFSAYQSFLWNLTVSRLFEASSAAGLRVVLRGGEAFFPFIRPHGHPMMVPTASYKMPTMEGAVMEAFNAVLEGRGIKTSDFNIRFIRSVHFGSYERSTWQFPTGLRLLSSGLDQLNPGKHRATLEFSLERGSYATMFIRYLMELPA; encoded by the coding sequence ATGAGCGGTAGCTACCAACTCAAACGCCTTCCGGAGGACTTCCAGGTCCAAGAGGTGCTCGAGGAGGGCTTCATCCAGGACGGAGGAGGCTTCGCGGTTTACCTGATGGAAAAGCGGGACGTGGGGACCCAGGAGGCGGTGGAAACCATCGCCGCAAGGAGCGGCGTTCCCATACGGGACATCCGATTCGGAGGCCGCAAGGACAAGAGGGCCGTAACCCGCCAGTTCATCACCGCACCCAAAGGGGCGGACCTCTCCCGGGCGGGGTGCAGCAGGATATCCCTGCAAAGGGCAGGGTTCTCCGCCTCCCACATATCTCCCTCCAAGATAACCCACAACCGTTTCACCATAACCATCCGGGGGCTGGAGGATCCAGACCGCTTCGCAAGGCGCATCTCCATGGGAGGGCTCGGGTTTCCCAACTACTTCGACGACCAGCGCTTTGGAAGCGTGGGAGCCAGTGGAGCTTACTTCGCCGAAAGGCTCATAAAGGGTCACCTCAACGGGGCGCTTAAAGTAATTTTAACCGACGTAACCCCTGAGGACACCCCAAAGGAAGCGGCGCGAAAGTCCCTCATGGCTGAGGCCTGGGGTGACTTCGGGAAGTGCCTTTCGCTGGCGGCCCATGGGCTTGAAAAAAAGATCCTATCCCTCCTGGCGGAGGACCGCTCAACCAGGGGCATGAAGGGGGCTCTGCGTCTCATCCCAAGGGAACAGATGAGCATGCTCTTCTCCGCCTACCAGTCATTCCTGTGGAACCTAACGGTGAGCAGGCTCTTCGAGGCCTCATCTGCGGCGGGGCTTCGGGTTGTACTAAGGGGCGGAGAGGCCTTCTTCCCCTTCATAAGGCCCCATGGGCACCCCATGATGGTACCCACCGCCTCTTACAAGATGCCAACAATGGAGGGGGCGGTGATGGAGGCTTTTAATGCGGTGCTGGAGGGAAGGGGCATAAAGACATCGGACTTTAACATCCGTTTTATACGCTCAGTGCACTTCGGTTCCTACGAAAGGAGCACCTGGCAGTTCCCCACCGGCCTGAGGCTTCTGTCATCGGGACTAGACCAACTAAACCCTGGGAAGCACAGGGCCACATTGGAGTTCAGCCTGGAGAGGGGAAGCTACGCCACTATGTTCATAAGGTACCTGATGGAGCTTCCGGCATGA